A window of Cryptomeria japonica chromosome 3, Sugi_1.0, whole genome shotgun sequence contains these coding sequences:
- the LOC131050447 gene encoding uncharacterized protein LOC131050447 codes for MAEVLGRSIARKRDQGLWKGIEIAQGVDSTTHSQFVDDTCLFGVASMHEASVIKKVLDRFTWATGQEINWLKSEIFFFHTECWSQRAIARLFGIMIGQLPGKFLGMPLFAGAGKTDIWKGLLDGCKAKMEGWKSKWLSLAGRILMLKSVVSAMLIFPMACFKLPGSIIKSMQ; via the coding sequence ATGGCTGAAGTTCTTGGACGGTCGATTGCTCGCAAGAGAGATCAAGGGTTGTGGAAGGGTATTGAGATTGCCCAAGGGGTGGACTCCACAACTCATtctcagtttgttgatgacacctgTCTTTTCGGTGTTGCTTCTATGCACGAGGCTTCGGTTATAAAGAAAGTTTTGGACAGATTTACTTGGGCCACTGGTCAGGAAATAAATTGGCTCAAATCGGAGATCTTTTTCTTCCATACGGAATGTTGGTCTCAGAGAGCTATTGCTAGATTGTTTGGGATTATGATTGGCCAACTGCCTGGTAAGTTCCTTGGTATGCCACTCTTTGCTGGAGCAGGTAAGACTGACATTTGGAAAGGGTTGCTAGATGGTTGTAAAGCTAAGATGGAGGGCTGGAAGAGTAAGTGGCTTTCTTTGGCTGGTCGCATTCTAATGCTGAAGTCAGTTGTATCGGCTATGCTAATTTTCCCAATGGCTTGTTTCAAACTCCCAGGCTCGATCATCAAGAGTATGCAGTAG